From one Paramormyrops kingsleyae isolate MSU_618 chromosome 1, PKINGS_0.4, whole genome shotgun sequence genomic stretch:
- the LOC111846851 gene encoding F-box only protein 47 isoform X2 encodes MSGERAPDLMESTSGKFTVTNKRNCRRRAQRPCPAKTMTTRRLSRSTQGFFERLPAEVFDMVLELLSCRQAAGTVMETSVFSMVSKAINSYIVSYVSTHTWRNRMILQKFHYSSSKEECILDHYKSLGLLFKRCTLLFPTKDRLKFIYSSFSQVPCFMMEGCTASSKCLGFASYGVFLQTLIAGWDELECHRVFNFLCNFTNLPRKMETTVTGKPGGAKGALQRLELQIRLFCRNVLLDPWQNGRDTLFWLTCILKPWPMVSQARLLFILYGPLQPNGKIAWHEVGDGVLAQGALWDLAKALLLLHADSKDWTADTILSIIEELTVLPQAWHMENTARLLILCGNSICYSFLASKAINGRLFEIARLIAFLILVCEKDGYCMNWSVKMMQHLCKFFSTAPDKWSFIQSVENMFSEVTMEMYEVVLAANHNEDLDTFQNLCSLLNASAHFHTEMVYTFLKDL; translated from the exons A TGTCAGGTGAGAGAGCACCTGACCTGATGGAGTCCACCTCAGGGAAGTTCACGGTGACAAACAAACGCAACTGCAGGCGCAGGGCCCAGCGGCCATGTCCGGCCAAAACCATGACCACACGCCGCCTGTCCCGGTCTACACAGGGATTCTTTGAAAGGTTACCTGCAGAAGTCTTCGACATGGTGCTGGAGCTCCTTTCTTGTAGGCAGGCAGCTGGAACTG TGATGGAGACCAGTGTGTTCAGCATGGTGTCCAAGGCAATCAACAGTTACATTGTGAGCTACGTTTCCACACATACCTGGAGAAACAGAATGATTTTACAGAAGTTTCACTACTCATCTTCAAAAGAAGAGTGTATTTTAGATCACTATAAATCTCTAG GATTATTATTCAAGAGATGTACTCTCTTATTCCCGACAAAGGACAGGTTAAAGTTCATATATAGCAGTTTTTCACAG GTTCCATGCTTCATGATGGAGGGCTGCACAGCATCCTCAAAGTGTCTGGGCTTCGCCAGCTATGGGGTGTTTTTGCAG ACATTGATAGCTGGATGGGATGAGCTGGAGTGTCACCGGGTTTTTAATTTCCTCTGCAACTTCACTAACCTACCCCGCAAGATGGAAACCACTGTTACAGGAAAGCCAGGCGGGGCCAAAG GAGCTTTACAGAGGCTGGAGCTGCAGATCAGACTCTTCTGCAGGAATGTACTGCTGGACCCCTGGCAGAATGGACGGGACACTCTGTTCTGGCTCACCTGCATCCTGAAGCCCTGGCCTATGGTCAGTCAGGCACGGCTGCTCTTCATCCTCTACGGCCCACTTCAACCAAATG GTAAGATTGCCTGGCATGAGGTAGGGGATGGTGTGCTAGCACAGGGTGCCTTGTGGGACCTGGCCAAGGCACTCCTCCTGCTTCACGCAGATTCCAAAGACTGGACTGCTGACACCATCCTGAGTATCATTGAAGAACTGACAG TGCTGCCACAGGCCTGGCACATGGAGAACACGGCACGTCTTCTCATTCTGTGTGGAAACAGCATTTGCTACAGTTTCCTAGCCAGCAAGGCCATCAATGGAAGGCTGTTTGAGATTGCTAGGCTCATAGCATTTCTTATCCTG GTGTGTGAGAAGGATGGTTACTGCATGAACTGGTCAGTGAAGATGATGCAACACCTCTGCAAGTTTTTTTCCACTGCCCCAGACAAGTGGTCCTTCATACAGAGTGTGGAGAACATGTTCTCTGAGGTCACCATGGAAATGTATGAAGTGGTCCTTGCAG CAAATCATAATGAGGATTTAGACACCTTCCAGAATTTGTGTAGCCTCCTGAATGCTAGTGCTCATTTCCACACTGAGATGGTCTACACATTCCTTAAGGATTTATAG
- the LOC111846851 gene encoding F-box only protein 47 isoform X3, which translates to MLSGERAPDLMESTSGKFTVTNKRNCRRRAQRPCPAKTMTTRRLSRSTQGFFERLPAEVFDMVLELLSLMETSVFSMVSKAINSYIVSYVSTHTWRNRMILQKFHYSSSKEECILDHYKSLGLLFKRCTLLFPTKDRLKFIYSSFSQVPCFMMEGCTASSKCLGFASYGVFLQTLIAGWDELECHRVFNFLCNFTNLPRKMETTVTGKPGGAKGALQRLELQIRLFCRNVLLDPWQNGRDTLFWLTCILKPWPMVSQARLLFILYGPLQPNGKIAWHEVGDGVLAQGALWDLAKALLLLHADSKDWTADTILSIIEELTVLPQAWHMENTARLLILCGNSICYSFLASKAINGRLFEIARLIAFLILVCEKDGYCMNWSVKMMQHLCKFFSTAPDKWSFIQSVENMFSEVTMEMYEVVLAANHNEDLDTFQNLCSLLNASAHFHTEMVYTFLKDL; encoded by the exons ATGT TGTCAGGTGAGAGAGCACCTGACCTGATGGAGTCCACCTCAGGGAAGTTCACGGTGACAAACAAACGCAACTGCAGGCGCAGGGCCCAGCGGCCATGTCCGGCCAAAACCATGACCACACGCCGCCTGTCCCGGTCTACACAGGGATTCTTTGAAAGGTTACCTGCAGAAGTCTTCGACATGGTGCTGGAGCTCCTTTCTT TGATGGAGACCAGTGTGTTCAGCATGGTGTCCAAGGCAATCAACAGTTACATTGTGAGCTACGTTTCCACACATACCTGGAGAAACAGAATGATTTTACAGAAGTTTCACTACTCATCTTCAAAAGAAGAGTGTATTTTAGATCACTATAAATCTCTAG GATTATTATTCAAGAGATGTACTCTCTTATTCCCGACAAAGGACAGGTTAAAGTTCATATATAGCAGTTTTTCACAG GTTCCATGCTTCATGATGGAGGGCTGCACAGCATCCTCAAAGTGTCTGGGCTTCGCCAGCTATGGGGTGTTTTTGCAG ACATTGATAGCTGGATGGGATGAGCTGGAGTGTCACCGGGTTTTTAATTTCCTCTGCAACTTCACTAACCTACCCCGCAAGATGGAAACCACTGTTACAGGAAAGCCAGGCGGGGCCAAAG GAGCTTTACAGAGGCTGGAGCTGCAGATCAGACTCTTCTGCAGGAATGTACTGCTGGACCCCTGGCAGAATGGACGGGACACTCTGTTCTGGCTCACCTGCATCCTGAAGCCCTGGCCTATGGTCAGTCAGGCACGGCTGCTCTTCATCCTCTACGGCCCACTTCAACCAAATG GTAAGATTGCCTGGCATGAGGTAGGGGATGGTGTGCTAGCACAGGGTGCCTTGTGGGACCTGGCCAAGGCACTCCTCCTGCTTCACGCAGATTCCAAAGACTGGACTGCTGACACCATCCTGAGTATCATTGAAGAACTGACAG TGCTGCCACAGGCCTGGCACATGGAGAACACGGCACGTCTTCTCATTCTGTGTGGAAACAGCATTTGCTACAGTTTCCTAGCCAGCAAGGCCATCAATGGAAGGCTGTTTGAGATTGCTAGGCTCATAGCATTTCTTATCCTG GTGTGTGAGAAGGATGGTTACTGCATGAACTGGTCAGTGAAGATGATGCAACACCTCTGCAAGTTTTTTTCCACTGCCCCAGACAAGTGGTCCTTCATACAGAGTGTGGAGAACATGTTCTCTGAGGTCACCATGGAAATGTATGAAGTGGTCCTTGCAG CAAATCATAATGAGGATTTAGACACCTTCCAGAATTTGTGTAGCCTCCTGAATGCTAGTGCTCATTTCCACACTGAGATGGTCTACACATTCCTTAAGGATTTATAG
- the LOC111846851 gene encoding F-box only protein 47 isoform X1, with protein sequence MLSGERAPDLMESTSGKFTVTNKRNCRRRAQRPCPAKTMTTRRLSRSTQGFFERLPAEVFDMVLELLSCRQAAGTVMETSVFSMVSKAINSYIVSYVSTHTWRNRMILQKFHYSSSKEECILDHYKSLGLLFKRCTLLFPTKDRLKFIYSSFSQVPCFMMEGCTASSKCLGFASYGVFLQTLIAGWDELECHRVFNFLCNFTNLPRKMETTVTGKPGGAKGALQRLELQIRLFCRNVLLDPWQNGRDTLFWLTCILKPWPMVSQARLLFILYGPLQPNGKIAWHEVGDGVLAQGALWDLAKALLLLHADSKDWTADTILSIIEELTVLPQAWHMENTARLLILCGNSICYSFLASKAINGRLFEIARLIAFLILVCEKDGYCMNWSVKMMQHLCKFFSTAPDKWSFIQSVENMFSEVTMEMYEVVLAANHNEDLDTFQNLCSLLNASAHFHTEMVYTFLKDL encoded by the exons ATGT TGTCAGGTGAGAGAGCACCTGACCTGATGGAGTCCACCTCAGGGAAGTTCACGGTGACAAACAAACGCAACTGCAGGCGCAGGGCCCAGCGGCCATGTCCGGCCAAAACCATGACCACACGCCGCCTGTCCCGGTCTACACAGGGATTCTTTGAAAGGTTACCTGCAGAAGTCTTCGACATGGTGCTGGAGCTCCTTTCTTGTAGGCAGGCAGCTGGAACTG TGATGGAGACCAGTGTGTTCAGCATGGTGTCCAAGGCAATCAACAGTTACATTGTGAGCTACGTTTCCACACATACCTGGAGAAACAGAATGATTTTACAGAAGTTTCACTACTCATCTTCAAAAGAAGAGTGTATTTTAGATCACTATAAATCTCTAG GATTATTATTCAAGAGATGTACTCTCTTATTCCCGACAAAGGACAGGTTAAAGTTCATATATAGCAGTTTTTCACAG GTTCCATGCTTCATGATGGAGGGCTGCACAGCATCCTCAAAGTGTCTGGGCTTCGCCAGCTATGGGGTGTTTTTGCAG ACATTGATAGCTGGATGGGATGAGCTGGAGTGTCACCGGGTTTTTAATTTCCTCTGCAACTTCACTAACCTACCCCGCAAGATGGAAACCACTGTTACAGGAAAGCCAGGCGGGGCCAAAG GAGCTTTACAGAGGCTGGAGCTGCAGATCAGACTCTTCTGCAGGAATGTACTGCTGGACCCCTGGCAGAATGGACGGGACACTCTGTTCTGGCTCACCTGCATCCTGAAGCCCTGGCCTATGGTCAGTCAGGCACGGCTGCTCTTCATCCTCTACGGCCCACTTCAACCAAATG GTAAGATTGCCTGGCATGAGGTAGGGGATGGTGTGCTAGCACAGGGTGCCTTGTGGGACCTGGCCAAGGCACTCCTCCTGCTTCACGCAGATTCCAAAGACTGGACTGCTGACACCATCCTGAGTATCATTGAAGAACTGACAG TGCTGCCACAGGCCTGGCACATGGAGAACACGGCACGTCTTCTCATTCTGTGTGGAAACAGCATTTGCTACAGTTTCCTAGCCAGCAAGGCCATCAATGGAAGGCTGTTTGAGATTGCTAGGCTCATAGCATTTCTTATCCTG GTGTGTGAGAAGGATGGTTACTGCATGAACTGGTCAGTGAAGATGATGCAACACCTCTGCAAGTTTTTTTCCACTGCCCCAGACAAGTGGTCCTTCATACAGAGTGTGGAGAACATGTTCTCTGAGGTCACCATGGAAATGTATGAAGTGGTCCTTGCAG CAAATCATAATGAGGATTTAGACACCTTCCAGAATTTGTGTAGCCTCCTGAATGCTAGTGCTCATTTCCACACTGAGATGGTCTACACATTCCTTAAGGATTTATAG
- the LOC111846851 gene encoding F-box only protein 47 isoform X5 — protein METSVFSMVSKAINSYIVSYVSTHTWRNRMILQKFHYSSSKEECILDHYKSLGLLFKRCTLLFPTKDRLKFIYSSFSQVPCFMMEGCTASSKCLGFASYGVFLQTLIAGWDELECHRVFNFLCNFTNLPRKMETTVTGKPGGAKGALQRLELQIRLFCRNVLLDPWQNGRDTLFWLTCILKPWPMVSQARLLFILYGPLQPNGKIAWHEVGDGVLAQGALWDLAKALLLLHADSKDWTADTILSIIEELTVLPQAWHMENTARLLILCGNSICYSFLASKAINGRLFEIARLIAFLILVCEKDGYCMNWSVKMMQHLCKFFSTAPDKWSFIQSVENMFSEVTMEMYEVVLAANHNEDLDTFQNLCSLLNASAHFHTEMVYTFLKDL, from the exons ATGGAGACCAGTGTGTTCAGCATGGTGTCCAAGGCAATCAACAGTTACATTGTGAGCTACGTTTCCACACATACCTGGAGAAACAGAATGATTTTACAGAAGTTTCACTACTCATCTTCAAAAGAAGAGTGTATTTTAGATCACTATAAATCTCTAG GATTATTATTCAAGAGATGTACTCTCTTATTCCCGACAAAGGACAGGTTAAAGTTCATATATAGCAGTTTTTCACAG GTTCCATGCTTCATGATGGAGGGCTGCACAGCATCCTCAAAGTGTCTGGGCTTCGCCAGCTATGGGGTGTTTTTGCAG ACATTGATAGCTGGATGGGATGAGCTGGAGTGTCACCGGGTTTTTAATTTCCTCTGCAACTTCACTAACCTACCCCGCAAGATGGAAACCACTGTTACAGGAAAGCCAGGCGGGGCCAAAG GAGCTTTACAGAGGCTGGAGCTGCAGATCAGACTCTTCTGCAGGAATGTACTGCTGGACCCCTGGCAGAATGGACGGGACACTCTGTTCTGGCTCACCTGCATCCTGAAGCCCTGGCCTATGGTCAGTCAGGCACGGCTGCTCTTCATCCTCTACGGCCCACTTCAACCAAATG GTAAGATTGCCTGGCATGAGGTAGGGGATGGTGTGCTAGCACAGGGTGCCTTGTGGGACCTGGCCAAGGCACTCCTCCTGCTTCACGCAGATTCCAAAGACTGGACTGCTGACACCATCCTGAGTATCATTGAAGAACTGACAG TGCTGCCACAGGCCTGGCACATGGAGAACACGGCACGTCTTCTCATTCTGTGTGGAAACAGCATTTGCTACAGTTTCCTAGCCAGCAAGGCCATCAATGGAAGGCTGTTTGAGATTGCTAGGCTCATAGCATTTCTTATCCTG GTGTGTGAGAAGGATGGTTACTGCATGAACTGGTCAGTGAAGATGATGCAACACCTCTGCAAGTTTTTTTCCACTGCCCCAGACAAGTGGTCCTTCATACAGAGTGTGGAGAACATGTTCTCTGAGGTCACCATGGAAATGTATGAAGTGGTCCTTGCAG CAAATCATAATGAGGATTTAGACACCTTCCAGAATTTGTGTAGCCTCCTGAATGCTAGTGCTCATTTCCACACTGAGATGGTCTACACATTCCTTAAGGATTTATAG
- the LOC111846851 gene encoding F-box only protein 47 isoform X4, giving the protein MESTSGKFTVTNKRNCRRRAQRPCPAKTMTTRRLSRSTQGFFERLPAEVFDMVLELLSCRQAAGTVMETSVFSMVSKAINSYIVSYVSTHTWRNRMILQKFHYSSSKEECILDHYKSLGLLFKRCTLLFPTKDRLKFIYSSFSQVPCFMMEGCTASSKCLGFASYGVFLQTLIAGWDELECHRVFNFLCNFTNLPRKMETTVTGKPGGAKGALQRLELQIRLFCRNVLLDPWQNGRDTLFWLTCILKPWPMVSQARLLFILYGPLQPNGKIAWHEVGDGVLAQGALWDLAKALLLLHADSKDWTADTILSIIEELTVLPQAWHMENTARLLILCGNSICYSFLASKAINGRLFEIARLIAFLILVCEKDGYCMNWSVKMMQHLCKFFSTAPDKWSFIQSVENMFSEVTMEMYEVVLAANHNEDLDTFQNLCSLLNASAHFHTEMVYTFLKDL; this is encoded by the exons ATGGAGTCCACCTCAGGGAAGTTCACGGTGACAAACAAACGCAACTGCAGGCGCAGGGCCCAGCGGCCATGTCCGGCCAAAACCATGACCACACGCCGCCTGTCCCGGTCTACACAGGGATTCTTTGAAAGGTTACCTGCAGAAGTCTTCGACATGGTGCTGGAGCTCCTTTCTTGTAGGCAGGCAGCTGGAACTG TGATGGAGACCAGTGTGTTCAGCATGGTGTCCAAGGCAATCAACAGTTACATTGTGAGCTACGTTTCCACACATACCTGGAGAAACAGAATGATTTTACAGAAGTTTCACTACTCATCTTCAAAAGAAGAGTGTATTTTAGATCACTATAAATCTCTAG GATTATTATTCAAGAGATGTACTCTCTTATTCCCGACAAAGGACAGGTTAAAGTTCATATATAGCAGTTTTTCACAG GTTCCATGCTTCATGATGGAGGGCTGCACAGCATCCTCAAAGTGTCTGGGCTTCGCCAGCTATGGGGTGTTTTTGCAG ACATTGATAGCTGGATGGGATGAGCTGGAGTGTCACCGGGTTTTTAATTTCCTCTGCAACTTCACTAACCTACCCCGCAAGATGGAAACCACTGTTACAGGAAAGCCAGGCGGGGCCAAAG GAGCTTTACAGAGGCTGGAGCTGCAGATCAGACTCTTCTGCAGGAATGTACTGCTGGACCCCTGGCAGAATGGACGGGACACTCTGTTCTGGCTCACCTGCATCCTGAAGCCCTGGCCTATGGTCAGTCAGGCACGGCTGCTCTTCATCCTCTACGGCCCACTTCAACCAAATG GTAAGATTGCCTGGCATGAGGTAGGGGATGGTGTGCTAGCACAGGGTGCCTTGTGGGACCTGGCCAAGGCACTCCTCCTGCTTCACGCAGATTCCAAAGACTGGACTGCTGACACCATCCTGAGTATCATTGAAGAACTGACAG TGCTGCCACAGGCCTGGCACATGGAGAACACGGCACGTCTTCTCATTCTGTGTGGAAACAGCATTTGCTACAGTTTCCTAGCCAGCAAGGCCATCAATGGAAGGCTGTTTGAGATTGCTAGGCTCATAGCATTTCTTATCCTG GTGTGTGAGAAGGATGGTTACTGCATGAACTGGTCAGTGAAGATGATGCAACACCTCTGCAAGTTTTTTTCCACTGCCCCAGACAAGTGGTCCTTCATACAGAGTGTGGAGAACATGTTCTCTGAGGTCACCATGGAAATGTATGAAGTGGTCCTTGCAG CAAATCATAATGAGGATTTAGACACCTTCCAGAATTTGTGTAGCCTCCTGAATGCTAGTGCTCATTTCCACACTGAGATGGTCTACACATTCCTTAAGGATTTATAG